The following DNA comes from Kitasatospora sp. NBC_01287.
CGCGGAGAGCACGCTCCCCGTCACCCCGCCGGGGGGACACCTGGGGTGGGCGTGCATCCAGGAGAGAATAACGCTTTGTGCAATGACAGCTACACCCTGTGGCGGAAGTGGTCGTTTCGGATCCACTTCGCGTGGTATATGAGCTGAAACCGACCGAACGGAGCGCCGAACCGCGCGCCCGGGGTGACCACTTGGCGGCGGGCTGTGACCGATTGCACGGTCGGGCGGGCGGTTTCCCCGCCCTCGGGCCTGCCAATCCCGGACTTTCCGGGGCGTTCGAACGATCAAAACCGGTCACTCGGCGCGTCGGGCCGACGGCAGCGCGAAGTTCGCTGGTGACAGGTGTGGTGATGGCCTCCGCGCGGGGCCGGTGGGCTGACGGAGGGTCAGCGCCGCTTGCGGCGCAGCGCGATCGCCGCCACCGTGGCGCCGCCCGCCGCACCGAGCAGCACCGCGGCGGGCGCGCCGATCCGGGCCGCCTTGCGGCCGGTGCGGAAGTCCTGCACCCGCCAGCCGTGCGCCCGGGCGTACCGGCGCAGCCGGCCGTCGGGGTTGACCACGAAGGGGTGTCCGACCAGCGAGAGCATCGGGATGTCGTTGGCCGAGTCGCTGTAGGCGGCGCACCGGCCCAGGTCCAGCTGCTCGCGCCGGGCCAGCGCCCGGACCGCCTCGGCCTTGGCGGGGCCGTGCAGCATCTCGCCGACCAGCCGCCCGGTGTAGCGGCCGTCCACCGCCTCGGCCACGGTGCCCAGCGCGCCGGTCATCCCGAGGCGGCGGGCGATGATCCGGGCCACCTCCTGCGGGGCCGCGGTCACCAGCCAGACCCGCTGCCCGGCGTCCAGGTGCATCTGGACCAGTGCCCGGGTGCCCGGCCAGACCTTGGCGGCGACGATCTCCTCGAAGATCTCCTCGCAGATCGCCTCCAGGTCGGCGGTCCGCTTGCCGGCCACCAGCGAGAGCGCGGTGTGCTGGGCGTCGGCGATGTGGCTCGGGTCCTCGGTGCCGTGCAGCCGGAACCAGGCCTGCTGCCAGGCGAACTTGGCCACGTCGAGCCGGTTGAAGAAGTCCCGCCGGTAGAGCCCGACGCCGAGGTAGAAGACCGCGGCGCCCTGCAGGATCGTGTTGTCGCAGTCGA
Coding sequences within:
- a CDS encoding HAD family phosphatase, with product MAALRRLTQARRSSSERAALAGEAAADAAEQALRAAAQSAPRADPRADPRADRAEQPEQEPAGPPVDHPQGAAFFDCDNTILQGAAVFYLGVGLYRRDFFNRLDVAKFAWQQAWFRLHGTEDPSHIADAQHTALSLVAGKRTADLEAICEEIFEEIVAAKVWPGTRALVQMHLDAGQRVWLVTAAPQEVARIIARRLGMTGALGTVAEAVDGRYTGRLVGEMLHGPAKAEAVRALARREQLDLGRCAAYSDSANDIPMLSLVGHPFVVNPDGRLRRYARAHGWRVQDFRTGRKAARIGAPAAVLLGAAGGATVAAIALRRKRR